Part of the Leucoraja erinacea ecotype New England chromosome 15, Leri_hhj_1, whole genome shotgun sequence genome, ctccagagattctgcctgacctgccgagcgactccagctctttgtgtttaatATCGGTGGGTTTATAGATTTCCGATGGTTTGTGGAGTATCGCTAGTTTTAATGGATTACCCTACCACAGATCGAGTTTACAGATCGATTCCCCCAAAACGGAGCGAGAATCGCTTGGAGAACGATCTCATTCCGAAAAGCCGGTGGTGGAATGGAAATGAAACACACTCGGGGAATGgaaagtgagtgtgtgtgtgtgtgtgtgtgtgtgtgtgtgtgggcgaggGGGGCGAGTGAGGCGAAGCAAATGCAGTCCAATCTGCTGGAAACGGTTCGCCTTGGCTGCCCTGGCCATCTCAGTCTGGTATTTTCGCTGGTTGACCGAAGACATGGCTCTTTGGTCGTTATTTATTGCCATATTTAATGTATTGCATGCATGTTTAAGCACAGCTGCGCTGCGGGAGCACACAGGCAGTCAGACTGAAACTTATCCACCTGGTTTTATTCTAGTTTACAATAATACACCAATGTTCCACCCGACAAGTGAGGATGAGCCGACTTCGAGTAGCGGATGGCAGTCAAAGATGCTTTCACTCAGGATAGGGAACTGACATATTTAAACTCGTGAGACAAATCTCATCACTGCCCAGCTTCGTTTGATAGACAAAGCGCGCCGGGCGTGGAGAGAGCAGGGCAGCTTCACAAGCGGCGTCAAGTGGGGTCGGGTCGCGCTGAAACTCGTCTATGAGTGAATCAATCTTGATATATAACAAGTTCCACTGTAGCTCCGACTGAAACCATAACAGCTCCGCTGATGAACTATGTTATATAATAAAAATCGACGAAATTAATACTTACACCGCCCTGCAGTTCACAAAAGAAGTTTAATACTTTTATAACAGATTTTTGTTCGCGGTTTATAAATACAAATTGTGTTTTACACTGTTTACTTTCCCTTCAAGAATTGCAACGGCTGCTGTGAATCTAGAACGCACACCACAAAATCTGGGACATGACAACGCGGAGATACTGTATTCACAATCTTTGTTTGAgttatttttttaaagccgaGAGTTGGACCCAAACGAGTAGGAAGGGTACTCTTGGGGTTTCAAACGGTGAAGACTgctccatagaacatagaaacattcggcccttcgaaccagcgccgccattcaatatgatcatggctgatcatctaaaatcagtacgccGTAccaatatccattgattcctttggcccccaAGGGCTAAATcgaactatctcttgaaaacatccagtgcattggcccccactgccttctgtggcagagaattccagattcacaactctgggtgaaaaagttttcccccatctcagtactaaatggcctacctaccccttattcttaaactgtgacccctagttctggactcccccaacatcgggaacatttctcctgcatctagcctgtccaatcccttaagaattttatatgttattatatgtttctatgcttccccCACCACGCTCAATATTACGACATTTATCTCGTGATCTTGCGGCCCTTCCCCGGCCCTTCCACAGACTGATGTGCCACGTCgatatgtgtacacacacacacaagcacacgacGGAGAGGATGCACGGGAAACACGAGGAAACCCTATCCCGAAATAAAAGATGAAAATTGATGGCAATATTCgggatctgtggaaggagaagcaGAGATAGACATCCCGGAGAAGTGTCCTGGAGAACTTGAAATGTCCATCAGTGTCCCTTTCCACACACAAGttgtaggaactcagcgggtcaagcggcatctgtcACTGTTGAGGGAAAGAGACGATTGACGacgggactcttcctcagactgaccaactgagttgtgtttagttttcgagatacagcacggaaagaggcccttcggcccaccgagtccacgccgaccacccatCACCCGTTCAATATTATCCCAGATTCTCATCCTCCCCCTACCCACTCgaggcgatttacagaggccaagtaacttACAatttacacgtctttgggatggggaggTAACCgtcgcacccggaggaaacccacgcggacacagtGAGAACGTGAAAACTCGACATCGATATAACCCGAGTTcaggcacagtgccagagacccgggttcgatcctgactatgggtactgtctgtacaaggTCTgttcgttctctctgtgaccgcatgggtttcctcctggtactctggtttcttcccacactgtatgtttgtcggttaattggcttcggtaaaaaaatgtccctagtggaggatagtgttagtgtacggggaaatTCGGTGACGAAGGGCCTATTACCTCTCTATCTCTAGTTTaaagtccggatcgaaccctggtctctagcgTTGTGAGGGAGCGGCAGCTCAAAATCACAgcagtttctctctctctctctttctctttctacagatgctgcctggccctctgagtgtTTCCAGCGCTTTTAGTTGATCGTCGAGCCGAGCGCTGGGTTTATTTACAAGACCTCACTGGCCATCACGCAGTGAACCGTCGGAGCCACCTTGTGGTTCCGCCAGCAGAACATCTTCTTGAGTTCCCCTCTGAAACTGTCGTGGAGCCAGGCGTAGATGAAGGCGTTGTAACAGGCGGAGCTCATCGCCAGCCAGTGGCATAGCAACTGGATCAGGTTGAAGTACTGCTTGTCGATCAGGTTGATGTCCATGTCTTTGATCAGGTTGAAGAGGTGCAGAGGGAGCCAGCACAGACCGAACACGGCCACCACCAGCACTAGCAGACGGAAAGTCTTCCTGCGCCTCGTCCGGTCCCACTCGGCTTGACTCTGGGTGGTGTTACCGGGGACCACACGGTTCTTCAGCTTGACCGAGATACGCAGGTAGGACAGCGAGATAAGCGTGAAGGGCAGCAGATAGGTGACGGCCAGGGTGCTGTAAGCGTACAGGAGGCGGCGCCTTCCCATCCCCATCCAGAATTCCTCGCAGATGGTGAGTCCCTGGTGGGGGAACTCCACATAGTAAGTGTGGACCAAGGCCGGGGCGGCGAGCAGGCAAGCGAGCAGCCAGATAGCCCCCAGCAGGTAGGCGCAGCTGGGGATGGCGAGCCTCCTCTTTAGAGGGTACACCGTGGCACGGTAACGGTCCACGGCTATCACAGTCAGAGTGAAGACCGACACGCACACTGTGACCGGCTGCATCAGGAACACGAagtagcagaggaagcggccgtAGATCCAACCCCGCGGCTCGAAGGCATAAGCCAGGGTGAAGGGCACACAAGTGGCGCACATCAGCATGTCGGAGAAGGCCAGGTTGCCCAGTAGGAAGTTGGTGATGTTGTGCATTCTCTTGGTCTTGCAGATCACGTAGATGAGTAAGTAGTTGCCGAAGATGCCGATGAAGACCACCAGGGCGTAGCAGGGGATGATGAGGGGTTTGAAGGACTGGATGAGCTGGATGCCCTGAAACTGCGCCGACAGGTTccccagttcctccagcagcatcTCCCGGGTAGTGAGGTTCTCCGCTCCGTCCAGCCAGCTCTCCGAACCCGGCGTCCGCTCCTCCATGGTCTCAGCTCGAAACTGCTCTGAATTTCCAAGTCACAAACCCCTGCTTTGGTTTcaaacaaagaaaaaaacaacaacatttaCCTTCTATTCGAAATaagtcagccccccccccccccccctccctccctccaccccgagtctgaagaagggtcccgaaaaaaataagtgtgtaggaaggaactacagatcctggttgacagtgaagatagactcaaaaggctggagcaactcagctggacaggcagcatctctggagagtagagaCAGACGGGCGATGTTGCGGGGttggggctgaagaagggtctcgacccgaaacgtcacccattccttctctccctaaGACAAGTGTCCACGACCTCTTACTTACGTCGAGTCTGGCTGTTTCTTTACgtcttggtaaaaaaaaaaatcctgacatAGCCCAAACACAGCGGACACACTCAAAACAACGATGGAGGCGACTCTCACAGTCACaccactgactgactgactgactatacatcgcctgtccatcccccccccccccccccccccccccccccaaatgctgtctgacccgctgagtccctcgAAAACACttggtgtctctctctccctctccctcgccctctcttGTCTGACTGCTCAGCTCCGCGCTCTTCCTCGAATCCCACCTCATATAGACTAAACTCGAAAGCTAATCTAGAATTTCTCAGTAGTGATCTCAGTGCAGTATTAGTAAAACAACAATCCCAGGGGCACAGCGTTATATCCTACAGCACGTAGGCGAAGGACGCTTCCAGTTAACAATCACATCTTATTCTCATATTCAGGTAGATAAATACTTTTCAAGTCTAAAGTACTTACCGATTTTGTTTCGAAATTTCTTCTCGGCaggatacagtgcaggaacattaaaataggtctgaagaagggtctcgacccgaaacgccgctcattccttctctccagagacgctgcctgtcccgctgagttacttcagctttttgtgtctaccttcggtggagcccagcatccgcagttccttcctacatattaaaatAGGTGTTCGAGTTCTCTTACTTGCGCTTATACTGGCTGGTTCCTTCCTCTTAGTAAAACCCCCAGTCAAAGCACGTTCAGTGGAAGTGACTCTCTCCGATACAGCATTCAATTCTCTCTTTCTGCCGATCCATACTCTCTGTCAGTTCCTTGACACCGTGTCGATCGCCTCCAGTTACGTTGCTTGACTTTGTCCATGTTCGCACTGTGCTGCGCAGCCCCAGTTTGTGTGTTTTACCTCGATTAGATTTTGAGCGATGACATTCTCAATCATGCTTTCAAGCTGGTGAATCAAAAGAAAAAATATGTGTTCACGTTTAACTTCTAACTTTGGTTCAACAGCACGATTCCTTGTCTATCGTCAGCCGAATTATATTGGGGAAATAGTTTTCGCAGTGAAAAATCAAACCATTGGAATATCAAGACCGCGGGTGGAAAGAGGCGGGGGTAGTGTCTGTAGACATGCTTCAAGGTGTCAGTCCCACCTGAGATGTATATTCCTTCTGGATGAACATCCAACACGGAAGAATGGTGAAGAACATAAAGGCTACGGTATCTGTGATCCGGTTACATCAATTTTCTTGTCTGCTCCGCGTTCCCATTGAAAAATATATCGATCTCGTGCCTGAGCCAGAGACACCAGAGACCGCAGGTGTGCAACAGAAAAAACACAGCTGGAGGGACTCAGTCGACCAGGCAGCGTCTGCGGATCCCATCGCTAACCCGGCCACCTCCAGACTGGGCTCCAGACACCGAGGGGTCCCGCCGCACCTCCGCTGCCTCTGAATCGCACCACATTCCCTACTGTGACACCAGCCCATATTCTCGTCTCTCTTCTGAGCCCCCTTCTTCCCACCAGGGTAccccccctaccacccccccccccccccccccaatgcaccccattcctgccctctTCTGATTCTGACCCCAGCTCCAACTCTGCCCCAatgcgcccccctccccctctgatgCTAAGCCTTTGGTCCTCAGCAGTGGCCCTGTGCCCACACTTCAGTGATGTCCGAATCCTCCATGACGTCCATCTCTTCCTCTGTTGTCTCCACCTCCGTGCCTATTTCTTGGACAAGAGGTCCTTGATCCCTTTCCCCACGAGTGACCCTTTCTTGACCCTTgaccatctgttgccagccccacttttcttacctccagttccctcccatctactttcaatctgaaaaaaggtcccgacgcgaaatgtcacccatcctttttttcccccaagagatgctgcctgacctctaacctgctgagttactccagcactgtgtgtctatctttggtataaaccagcacctgcagttcctttctacaccttaTCCACTTATCCCTTGCCAGCTCTTGCGCCACCCCTACCCCTTCCTTCCTGCCGTATTTCCTCTACTCCCCTCTACTTGAGAAAGTATCCGAAATATCAATAGTCCAtttccatccatagatgctgcctgacctccgagTCCTttcagcagtttgtctttttgctcagGCCTGAACCAATTCAAGCACTGAATATCCttgagtgggaaggaactacagatgcgggtttataccagatagcgggtcaggcagcatctctggagaaatggaaggtGACTGCTAGAGAAGGCTAGATCTGTTGctagccctgatttgttctggccttctctatctttcagtccgaagaagaatcCCTACCCAAAACCCTAcccaattcattttctccagagatgctgcccgaccccctgagttactccagtattttgtgtccatcactgAATATCCATAGTCCTCTATAGGGTGCGCTTCCCACAGGAGACCTTGATGGTGCGCAAGGTTCCCTCCTCTTTGGTTCTCAAGTCTCCGGGGGATGAGCAAGGCTCTGTGGCTTCCCTCCTCCAGGCTGTGGCCCGCTGGGTCTTATCGGGTCTGGCTGCATGGCCTGCTGCCTCTTCCTTGACTGAATTGCAtgccaataaaagcttttcactgtattttggtGGGATGggacattgcaaccttcacttggtccaCCTTGTTTTCGACTAACGCAATCAACCCGacttgcacaaacaa contains:
- the LOC129704066 gene encoding prolactin-releasing peptide receptor-like: MEERTPGSESWLDGAENLTTREMLLEELGNLSAQFQGIQLIQSFKPLIIPCYALVVFIGIFGNYLLIYVICKTKRMHNITNFLLGNLAFSDMLMCATCVPFTLAYAFEPRGWIYGRFLCYFVFLMQPVTVCVSVFTLTVIAVDRYRATVYPLKRRLAIPSCAYLLGAIWLLACLLAAPALVHTYYVEFPHQGLTICEEFWMGMGRRRLLYAYSTLAVTYLLPFTLISLSYLRISVKLKNRVVPGNTTQSQAEWDRTRRRKTFRLLVLVVAVFGLCWLPLHLFNLIKDMDINLIDKQYFNLIQLLCHWLAMSSACYNAFIYAWLHDSFRGELKKMFCWRNHKVAPTVHCVMASEVL